In one Silene latifolia isolate original U9 population chromosome 10, ASM4854445v1, whole genome shotgun sequence genomic region, the following are encoded:
- the LOC141608883 gene encoding heat shock cognate 70 kDa protein-like: MGAENEIAPPIGIDLGTTYSCVAVWQRGKVEVIPNDQGNRTTPSCVAFNDTQRLIGDAAKNQAAVNPSNTIFDAKRLIGRKFNDESLQNDIKLWPFSVVASPCSDIDKKPMIAVNYKGEEKMFAPEEISAMILTRMKEVAEAYLGSTVKNAVITVPAYFNNLQRQATKDAGTIAGLNVIRIINEPTAAAIAYGLDKKVSRHGNGKRSVLVFDLGGGTFDVSLVSIEKEAFEVKSVSGDTHLGGGDFDSRMVTHFVAEFQRIHGKDISGNPRAISRMRSACERAKRTLSSATSANIDIDCLFEGIDFSSTLSRARFEKLNMDLFENCMYPVDKCLKDANMEKTDVTEVVLVGGSSRIPKIQQLLTNFFSGKELCRSINPDEAVAYGAATYAAFLSGLDYKNFLLQDVTPLSLGVNTHSRKLGVLIPRNTPIPVRREKMFTTAYDNQTTMSVEVYEGERPIAKDNNLLGRFCLTGIPPAPKHVPKVNDCFEIDADGILKCSAQVLSNGSRNEITITNHSGRLSKKMIDRMLKEAEKYKVEDEIYRQKVEAINALENYAGTMKSMLRRHGRTVSRKQERKMGDAIEQTVQWLDWNFLLADVGKFKDKLKELEDICEPIVGRMLRDNENNGLGPKIEISDDEY, from the exons ATGGGAGCAGAAAATGAGATAGCGCCACCAATAGGTATCGATCTGGGAACAACGTATTCATGTGTGGCGGTATGGCAGCGTGGCAAAGTTGAAGTCATTCCCAACGACCAAGGTAACCGTACCACGCCGTCTTGTGTTGCCTTCAACGACACGCAACGCTTGATTGGTGATGCCGCCAAGAATCAAGCCGCTGTTAACCCTTCCAACACCATCTTTg ACGCAAAGAGGCTAATAGGCAGGAAGTTCAATGATGAGTCTTTGCAGAATGACATCAAACTTTGGCCCTTTTCAGTTGTTGCTTCTCCTTGTTCTGATATTGATAAGAAGCCTATGATCGCTGTCAACTACAAAGGCGAGGAAAAGATGTTTGCACCTGAAGAAATATCAGCCATGATTCTGACTAGGATGAAAGAAGTGGCTGAGGCCTATCTTGGCTCCACTGTTAAGAATGCTGTCATCACTGTTCCCGCTTACTTCAATAATTTACAGCGACAAGCCACTAAGGATGCTGGCACAATTGCGGGACTCAATGTCATACGCATTATCAACGAGCCAACTGCTGCCGCCATTGCTTATGGTCTCGATAAAAAGGTTAGTAGGCATGGCAATGGCAAAAGAAGTGTATTGGTGTTTGATCTTGGTGGGGGTACTTTTGATGTCTCCTTAGTTAGCATCGAAAAGGAGGCTTTTGAAGTTAAGTCAGTGAGCGGTGATACCCATCTAGGAGGAGGAGACTTTGACAGCAGAATGGTTACTCATTTTGTGGCTGAGTTCCAGAGGATACATGGTAAGGACATTAGTGGAAATCCTCGGGCCATTTCGAGGATGAGATCAGCTTGCGAGAGGGCAAAGAGGACACTTTCTTCGGCCACATCAGCTAATATCGATATTGATTGCCTTTTCGAGGGCATTGATTTCTCCTCAACGCTCTCTCGTGCCCGATTTGAGAAATTGAATATGGATCTATTTGAAAACTGTATGTACCCTGTTGACAAGTGTTTGAAGGATGCCAACATGGAAAAGACTGATGTTACCGAGGTGGTCCTAGTTGGCGGGTCAAGCCGGATCCCAAAAATCCAGCAATTATTGACAAACTTCTTCAGTGGTAAGGAGCTATGCAGGAGTATCAACCCTGACGAGGCCGTTGCCTATGGGGCTGCAACATATGCTGCATTTTTAAGTGGTCTTGATTACAAAAACTTTCTGCTTCAAGATGTCACTCCATTATCTCTCGGAGTTAATACACATTCTCGCAAGTTGGGGGTTCTGATCCCAAGAAACACTCCAATTCCTGTCCGGAGGGAGAAAATGTTTACTACTGCTTATGacaatcaaacaacaatgtcagTCGAAGTATACGAAGGTGAGAGACCAATTGCCAAGGACAATAACTTATTGGGTAGATTTTGTCTTACTGGGATTCCTCCAGCACCTAAACATGTTCCTAAGGTTAATGACTGCTTTGAAATTGATGCGGATGGCATCCTCAAATGTTCAGCTCAAGTTCTCTCCAATGGTAGCCGGAATGAAATCACTATCACTAATCACAGTGGTAGGCTATCAAAGAAAATGATTGACCGAATGCTAAAGGAAGCAGAAAAGTACAAGGTAGAAGATGAGATTTATCGACAAAAAGTTGAAGCTATAAATGCATTGGAAAACTATGCCGGGACCATGAAAAGCATGTTGAGACGACATGGTAGAACGGTTAGTCGAAAACAGGAGAGGAAGATGGGTGATGCCATTGAACAGACAGTTCAGTGGTTAGACTGGAATTTCCTTCTAGCTGATGTTGGCAAGTTTAAGGACAAATTGAAAGAGCTTGAAGACATCTGTGAGCCTATTGTTGGTAGAATGTTAAGGGATAATGAGAATAATGGGCTTGGTCCGAAAATCGAGATAAGCGATGATGAATATTAA